The Lysobacter gummosus genome includes a region encoding these proteins:
- the apbC gene encoding iron-sulfur cluster carrier protein ApbC: MSENLQAAIAALTLPDTDLSLSDSEARVRAGVGEGRVAVSIHAGYPLQGLRAGLEAAIAALLAPQGLSLASLELNSRIVSHAVQPNLSPLPNVRNVIAIGSGKGGVGKSTTAVNLALALAADGARVGVLDADIYGPSVPTMLGVHGKPDSPDGKHIEPLRAHGIEAMSIGPLVEQDTPMIWRGPMATSALTTLLNDTQWSELDYLIVDLPPGTGDIQLTLSQKIPVAGAVIVTTPQDVATLDARKALRMFEKVQVPVLGLIENMAVHICSNCGHAEHLFGEGGGARMAAQYGVPLLGSLPLEIAIREQGDAGVPVVVAQPDSAAAHAYRGAARCLAVQLARRPRVTPSISASLLG; the protein is encoded by the coding sequence ATGAGCGAGAACCTGCAAGCGGCCATCGCGGCCCTGACCCTCCCCGACACCGACCTGAGCCTGAGCGACAGCGAGGCGCGCGTGCGCGCCGGCGTCGGCGAAGGCCGGGTCGCGGTTTCCATCCACGCCGGTTATCCGTTGCAGGGCCTGCGCGCGGGCCTGGAGGCGGCGATCGCCGCGCTGCTGGCGCCGCAGGGCCTGAGCCTGGCCAGCCTGGAATTGAATTCGCGCATCGTTTCGCACGCGGTCCAGCCCAACCTGTCGCCGCTGCCGAACGTGCGCAACGTGATCGCGATCGGCTCGGGCAAGGGCGGGGTGGGCAAGTCCACCACCGCGGTCAATCTGGCCCTGGCCCTGGCCGCCGACGGCGCCCGCGTCGGCGTGCTCGACGCGGACATCTACGGCCCCAGCGTGCCGACCATGCTCGGCGTCCACGGCAAGCCCGACAGCCCGGACGGCAAGCACATCGAGCCGCTGCGCGCGCACGGCATCGAGGCCATGTCGATCGGCCCGCTGGTCGAACAGGACACGCCGATGATCTGGCGCGGCCCGATGGCGACCTCGGCGCTGACCACCTTGCTCAACGACACCCAGTGGAGCGAGCTGGATTATCTGATCGTCGATCTGCCGCCGGGCACCGGCGACATCCAGCTGACCTTGTCGCAGAAGATTCCCGTGGCCGGCGCGGTGATCGTGACCACGCCGCAGGACGTGGCCACGCTGGACGCGCGCAAGGCGCTGCGCATGTTCGAGAAGGTGCAGGTGCCGGTGCTGGGCCTGATCGAGAACATGGCCGTGCACATCTGCTCGAACTGCGGCCACGCCGAGCATCTGTTCGGCGAAGGCGGCGGCGCGCGCATGGCGGCGCAGTACGGCGTGCCGCTGCTGGGCAGCCTGCCGCTGGAGATCGCCATCCGCGAGCAGGGCGACGCCGGCGTGCCGGTGGTCGTGGCCCAGCCCGATTCGGCCGCCGCGCACGCCTATCGCGGCGCGGCGCGGTGCCTGGCCGTGCAACTGGCGCGGCGTCCGCGGGTCACCCCGTCGATTTCCGCCTCGCTGCTGGGTTGA
- a CDS encoding DUF979 domain-containing protein: MITLTFVYWLMGAYFAALAWRGLRDAGNPRRHTTALFWGLIAALMFLAEHLPNKVVGACVVVLAVLAGFGGLGKGRYAETSGEEKHAEALRLGNNLFWPALLIPAVTLIGALGLKFVKIGDTPLLQSANATLIALAIACIVALFAACRLTRQTPWSGVEQSRRLVDAIGWAALLPLLLAALGSVFEAGGVGQAVAGVVRAVIPVENAFVVVVAYALGMALFAAIMGNAFAAFPVMTGGIALPLLIQHHHADAASLAAIGMLSGYCGSLMTPMAANYNLVPAALLELKDPYGVIRAQWPTGAVLLVCNVLLMYWIAFR, from the coding sequence ATGATCACCCTGACCTTCGTCTACTGGCTGATGGGCGCCTACTTCGCCGCGCTGGCCTGGCGCGGCTTGCGCGATGCGGGCAATCCGCGCCGCCACACCACCGCGCTGTTCTGGGGACTGATCGCCGCGCTGATGTTCCTGGCCGAACACCTGCCGAACAAAGTCGTCGGCGCCTGCGTGGTGGTGCTGGCGGTGCTGGCCGGATTCGGCGGGCTCGGCAAGGGCCGCTACGCGGAAACCTCCGGCGAGGAAAAACACGCCGAGGCGCTGCGCCTGGGCAACAACCTGTTCTGGCCGGCGCTGCTGATTCCGGCGGTGACGCTGATCGGCGCGCTGGGCCTGAAGTTCGTCAAGATCGGCGACACCCCGCTGCTGCAGAGCGCCAACGCGACCTTGATCGCGCTGGCCATCGCCTGCATCGTCGCCTTGTTCGCGGCGTGCCGGCTGACCCGGCAGACGCCGTGGAGCGGCGTGGAGCAATCGCGCCGGCTGGTCGATGCGATCGGCTGGGCCGCGCTGCTGCCGCTGCTGCTGGCCGCGCTGGGCAGCGTGTTCGAAGCCGGCGGCGTCGGCCAGGCCGTGGCCGGCGTGGTGCGCGCGGTGATTCCGGTGGAAAACGCCTTCGTCGTGGTCGTCGCCTACGCGCTCGGCATGGCCTTGTTCGCGGCGATCATGGGCAACGCCTTCGCCGCGTTCCCGGTGATGACCGGCGGCATCGCCCTGCCCTTGCTGATCCAGCATCACCATGCCGACGCGGCGTCGCTGGCGGCGATCGGCATGCTGTCGGGTTATTGCGGTTCGCTGATGACGCCGATGGCGGCCAATTACAACCTCGTGCCGGCGGCGCTGCTGGAGCTCAAGGACCCCTACGGCGTGATCCGCGCGCAGTGGCCCACCGGCGCGGTGCTGCTGGTCTGCAATGTGCTGCTGATGTACTGGATCGCGTTCCGATGA
- a CDS encoding TonB-dependent receptor domain-containing protein, whose amino-acid sequence MMAVHIHGLQRSRLTAAVVCAILISASGAGYAAEDAAKADGAAATPTDIDAVTVTGSRIKRVGFVTPSPVIGISSEEIRSTGAVTIADLMTTLPQLSATYTLGNSTRSIGTAGLGLLDLRGLGTTRTLVLVNGRRHVGGLSGSTAVDVNTIPVELIERVEVITGGASAVYGADAVAGVVNFIMKKKFDGYELRAQTGDASEGDFSRSFASFTGGNEFAGGKGSIVYSAEYSKQDRFGRGDRKIGREFMVSMPNPNYNPALPPTQENPQRVFMGPGGNSSISYGGTFNAGGTRYQFNPDGTFRPTRFDGPRDGPNTCVNCDFVDLNGVADLQPGFDRYSVNTLLNYDINENHKFFFEGKYTKTESDFLAQPSFDQPLRIRRDNALLSPQLAALMDANGLNSLTDRAKMLQVSRFNVDAGRRGENVERKTQRYVAGFEGFLSENWTYEVSGVYGKTEIDRLNLNNRINDRWQAGMDVVRDASGNLACRVSVDPNAINPNTGVRYLDLSRQGCVPFSIFGNGAVNPQAADWFNYDAVNRTKITQQVFSASVANSSLFELPAGGVGFAGGVEYRKETSEEITDPLAAQGLTFLNAIPSRKGEYSVKEIFAETTIPLLADLPGVQRLSLDLAGRYSDYSTVGETKTWNVGLDWAVNDSFRVRASLAQAVRAPNIGELFSPQTQNFATINDPCDTRPGRTNSVNTAANPALRASNCAALGLPANYQNTYGGNYPGVSGGNPDLNVEEARSFSYGFVWQPEFIQGFGVSVDYWRVNLKDAIGAVSAEQMATRCVDSPGGVNNDFCAAIKRAPAGGYIDPQGRTFPAGTIYNWTALNENLARSRRAGVDIEADYRFEMLGGQASLRFVGTRLISSREWAFQDFPNEYKEYLTYVSDPRWRASLNASYKIGQWRASWDMRYIDGNLRVEPGSYNSNPGQVNPIRNPSYTYHNLQVGYKVPNTGLDLYVGADNVFDKDPPLNYFGEAAANSNYDNLGRYVYAGATYKF is encoded by the coding sequence CTGATGGCAGTACATATCCACGGCCTGCAACGCAGCAGGCTGACGGCCGCGGTCGTCTGCGCGATCCTGATTTCGGCCAGCGGCGCCGGTTACGCCGCCGAAGATGCGGCCAAGGCCGACGGCGCCGCCGCCACGCCCACCGACATCGACGCGGTCACCGTGACCGGCTCGCGCATCAAGCGCGTCGGCTTCGTCACCCCGTCGCCGGTGATCGGCATCAGCTCGGAAGAAATCCGCTCCACCGGCGCTGTGACCATCGCCGACCTGATGACCACTCTGCCGCAGCTGTCGGCGACCTACACCCTGGGCAACTCGACCCGCTCGATCGGCACCGCCGGCCTGGGCCTGCTCGACCTGCGCGGCCTGGGCACCACCCGCACCCTGGTGCTGGTCAACGGCCGTCGCCACGTCGGCGGCTTGTCCGGTTCGACCGCGGTCGACGTCAACACCATCCCGGTGGAACTGATCGAACGCGTGGAAGTGATCACCGGCGGCGCCTCGGCCGTCTACGGCGCCGACGCGGTGGCCGGCGTGGTCAACTTCATCATGAAGAAGAAGTTCGACGGTTATGAGCTGCGCGCCCAGACCGGCGACGCCAGCGAAGGCGACTTCAGCCGTTCCTTCGCCAGCTTCACCGGCGGCAACGAATTCGCCGGCGGCAAGGGCAGCATCGTGTACTCGGCCGAGTACAGCAAGCAGGACCGTTTCGGCCGAGGCGATCGCAAGATCGGCCGCGAGTTCATGGTCAGCATGCCGAACCCGAACTACAACCCGGCGCTGCCGCCGACGCAGGAAAACCCGCAGCGCGTCTTCATGGGCCCGGGCGGCAACTCCAGCATTTCCTACGGCGGCACTTTCAACGCAGGCGGCACGCGCTACCAGTTCAACCCCGACGGCACCTTCCGCCCGACCCGTTTCGACGGCCCGCGCGATGGACCGAACACCTGCGTGAACTGCGACTTCGTCGACCTCAACGGCGTGGCCGACCTGCAGCCGGGCTTCGACCGCTACAGCGTCAACACGCTGCTGAACTACGACATCAACGAAAACCACAAGTTCTTCTTCGAAGGCAAGTACACCAAGACCGAGTCGGACTTCCTGGCTCAACCCAGCTTCGACCAGCCGCTGCGCATTCGCCGCGACAACGCGCTGCTGTCGCCGCAGCTGGCCGCGCTGATGGACGCCAACGGCCTCAACAGCCTCACCGACCGCGCCAAGATGCTGCAGGTCTCGCGTTTCAACGTCGACGCCGGCCGTCGCGGCGAGAACGTCGAGCGCAAGACCCAGCGCTACGTCGCCGGTTTCGAAGGCTTCCTGAGCGAGAACTGGACCTATGAAGTGTCCGGCGTCTACGGCAAGACCGAAATCGACCGCCTGAACCTCAACAACCGCATCAACGACCGCTGGCAGGCCGGCATGGACGTGGTGCGCGACGCCAGCGGCAATCTGGCCTGCCGCGTCTCGGTCGATCCCAACGCGATCAACCCGAACACCGGCGTGCGTTACCTCGACCTGTCGCGCCAGGGCTGCGTGCCCTTCAGCATCTTCGGCAACGGCGCGGTCAATCCGCAGGCGGCGGACTGGTTCAACTACGACGCGGTCAACCGCACCAAGATCACCCAGCAGGTGTTCAGCGCCTCGGTCGCCAACAGCTCGCTGTTCGAGCTGCCGGCCGGCGGCGTCGGCTTCGCCGGCGGCGTGGAATACCGCAAGGAAACCAGCGAAGAGATCACCGATCCGCTGGCCGCGCAGGGCCTGACCTTCCTCAACGCCATTCCCAGCCGCAAGGGCGAATACAGCGTCAAGGAAATCTTCGCCGAAACCACCATCCCGCTGTTGGCCGATCTGCCGGGCGTGCAGCGCCTGAGCCTGGACCTGGCCGGTCGTTACTCCGACTACAGCACCGTCGGCGAGACCAAGACCTGGAACGTCGGCCTGGATTGGGCGGTCAACGATTCCTTCCGCGTCCGCGCCAGCCTGGCCCAGGCGGTGCGCGCGCCGAACATCGGCGAGCTGTTCAGCCCGCAGACGCAGAACTTCGCGACCATCAATGATCCTTGCGACACCCGTCCGGGCCGCACCAACTCGGTCAACACCGCGGCCAATCCGGCGCTGCGCGCAAGCAACTGCGCCGCGCTCGGCCTGCCGGCCAACTACCAGAACACCTACGGCGGCAACTACCCGGGCGTGAGCGGCGGCAACCCCGACCTCAACGTCGAGGAAGCGCGTTCGTTCTCCTACGGCTTCGTGTGGCAACCCGAGTTCATCCAGGGCTTCGGCGTGTCGGTGGACTACTGGCGCGTCAACCTGAAGGACGCCATCGGCGCGGTCAGCGCCGAGCAGATGGCGACGCGTTGCGTGGACTCCCCTGGCGGCGTCAACAACGACTTCTGCGCGGCGATCAAGCGCGCTCCGGCGGGCGGCTACATCGATCCGCAGGGCCGCACCTTCCCGGCGGGCACGATCTACAACTGGACCGCGCTCAACGAGAACCTGGCCCGCTCGCGCCGCGCCGGCGTGGACATCGAAGCCGACTACCGCTTCGAGATGCTGGGCGGCCAGGCTTCGCTGCGCTTCGTCGGCACGCGCCTGATCTCCTCGCGCGAATGGGCGTTCCAGGACTTCCCGAACGAGTACAAGGAATACCTGACCTACGTCAGCGATCCGCGCTGGCGCGCCAGCCTCAACGCCAGCTACAAGATCGGCCAGTGGCGCGCGAGCTGGGACATGCGCTACATCGACGGCAACCTGCGCGTCGAGCCGGGCAGCTACAACAGCAACCCGGGCCAGGTGAATCCGATCCGCAACCCGTCGTACACCTACCACAACCTGCAGGTCGGCTATAAGGTCCCGAACACCGGACTGGATCTGTACGTGGGCGCCGACAACGTGTTCGACAAGGATCCGCCGCTGAACTACTTCGGCGAAGCGGCCGCCAACTCGAACTACGACAACCTCGGCCGTTACGTGTACGCCGGCGCGACCTACAAGTTCTGA
- a CDS encoding DUF969 domain-containing protein — protein MNYWPLIGVAAVVLGFVLRLNPALVVVVAGFITGLAAQLSPLDVLEVLGKAYTEKRFLLLFLLTLPVIGLLERHGLKERAQLWVAKLRGATMGRLLIAYLLMRQLASAVGLTSLGGHPQTVRPLLAPMAEGAAQTRHGELSDEERQRIRAMAAGTDNVGLFFGEDVFIAFGAVLLIQSFFAEHGLAMDPLQIALWGIPTAICAFAIHVVRVLRFERKLAQRVAQAKAQQAAADRTPSP, from the coding sequence ATGAACTATTGGCCCTTGATCGGCGTCGCCGCGGTCGTGCTCGGCTTCGTGCTGCGGCTCAACCCGGCCCTGGTGGTGGTGGTCGCCGGCTTCATCACCGGACTGGCTGCGCAATTATCGCCGCTGGACGTGCTGGAAGTGCTCGGCAAGGCCTACACCGAGAAACGCTTCCTGCTGCTGTTCCTGCTCACCTTGCCGGTGATCGGCCTGCTCGAACGCCACGGCCTGAAGGAGCGCGCGCAGTTGTGGGTGGCCAAACTGCGCGGCGCGACGATGGGACGTTTGCTGATCGCGTACCTGCTGATGCGCCAGCTCGCCTCCGCGGTCGGCCTTACCAGCCTGGGCGGGCATCCGCAGACCGTGCGCCCGCTGCTGGCGCCGATGGCCGAAGGCGCGGCGCAGACCCGCCACGGCGAGCTCAGCGACGAAGAACGCCAGCGCATCCGCGCGATGGCCGCCGGCACCGACAACGTCGGCCTGTTCTTCGGCGAGGACGTCTTCATCGCCTTCGGCGCGGTGCTGCTGATCCAGAGTTTCTTCGCCGAACACGGCCTGGCGATGGACCCGCTGCAGATCGCGCTGTGGGGCATCCCGACCGCGATCTGCGCGTTCGCGATCCACGTGGTGCGGGTGCTGCGCTTCGAACGCAAGCTCGCGCAGCGCGTGGCGCAGGCGAAGGCACAACAGGCCGCGGCCGATCGGACGCCCTCGCCATGA
- a CDS encoding RDD family protein, translating into MDPQNPYQSPQSSLATPDTGNQELADRGVRLVAAIIDGVIMLVLMLPLMFIGGYFNAVMEASQTGQQPYGLQILWGIGGLLLFFAVQYLPLSQTGQTWGKKVMKIKIVDLDGQKPSIGTLLGKRYLFSQGVGIIPCLGAVVALVDVLMIFREDRRCLHDQIAGTRVVIAR; encoded by the coding sequence ATGGACCCGCAGAACCCTTATCAGAGCCCGCAGTCGTCGCTGGCCACACCCGACACCGGCAACCAGGAACTGGCCGATCGCGGCGTGCGTCTGGTCGCGGCGATCATCGACGGCGTCATCATGCTGGTGTTGATGCTGCCGCTGATGTTTATCGGTGGCTACTTCAACGCCGTCATGGAAGCCTCGCAAACCGGTCAGCAACCCTATGGCCTGCAGATCCTGTGGGGCATCGGCGGCCTGCTGCTGTTCTTCGCGGTGCAGTACCTGCCGCTGAGCCAGACCGGCCAGACCTGGGGCAAGAAGGTCATGAAGATCAAGATCGTCGATCTCGACGGCCAGAAGCCGAGCATCGGCACGCTGCTGGGCAAGCGTTATCTGTTCTCGCAGGGCGTGGGCATCATCCCGTGCCTGGGCGCGGTGGTGGCGCTGGTCGATGTGCTGATGATCTTCCGTGAAGATCGCCGCTGCCTGCACGACCAGATCGCCGGTACGCGGGTTGTGATCGCGCGCTGA
- a CDS encoding DUF2147 domain-containing protein has protein sequence MRIKLLALLLLALPTAAFAQATPVGSWTTIDDKTGKPKSIVEIYEAKDGSLAGRVNEVLQSDRGPNPLCDKCSGERKGKPVKGMVILWGVRKDGDTWDGGQILDPATGKIYSVKITPIDSGKKLEVRGFMGFSLLGRTQTWGRHE, from the coding sequence ATGCGCATCAAACTGCTCGCATTACTGTTGCTGGCGCTGCCGACGGCGGCGTTCGCCCAGGCCACGCCGGTCGGCTCGTGGACCACCATCGACGACAAGACCGGCAAGCCCAAGTCGATCGTCGAAATCTACGAGGCCAAGGACGGCAGCCTCGCCGGCCGGGTCAACGAAGTCCTGCAATCCGACCGTGGCCCCAATCCGCTGTGCGACAAGTGCTCGGGCGAACGCAAGGGCAAGCCGGTCAAGGGCATGGTCATCCTGTGGGGCGTGCGCAAGGACGGCGACACCTGGGACGGCGGCCAGATCCTCGACCCGGCCACCGGCAAGATCTACTCGGTCAAGATCACCCCCATCGACAGCGGCAAGAAGCTCGAGGTGCGCGGCTTCATGGGCTTCTCGCTGCTCGGCCGCACCCAGACCTGGGGGCGTCACGAATAA
- the pcp gene encoding pyroglutamyl-peptidase I: MSPQRKPQGSVLLTGFAPFGGETGNPSWDAVNSLDGEVVAGHRIVARRLPVAFDDSLRELNNHIDAVRPALVLCVGLAGGRSRLSIERVAINLIDARIADNRGAQPIDLPVIAGGPAAYFTTLPVKAMLAALGEAGIPAEISQTAGTYVCNQVFYGLMHVLSERGGAGVRGGFIHIPYSPAQAAHHAGAASLAIDTVAQGLRVAVDTALATTLDRRIAGGAEH, encoded by the coding sequence ATGAGCCCGCAACGCAAACCCCAGGGCAGCGTGCTGTTGACCGGCTTCGCACCGTTCGGCGGCGAGACCGGCAATCCCAGCTGGGACGCGGTGAATTCGCTCGACGGCGAAGTCGTCGCCGGCCATCGCATCGTCGCCCGCCGCCTGCCGGTCGCCTTCGACGATTCGCTGCGCGAGTTGAACAATCACATCGACGCCGTGCGCCCGGCGCTGGTGCTGTGCGTGGGCTTGGCCGGTGGGCGTTCGCGGCTGTCGATCGAGCGCGTGGCGATCAATCTGATCGATGCGCGCATCGCCGACAATCGCGGCGCGCAGCCGATCGACCTGCCGGTGATCGCCGGCGGCCCGGCCGCTTACTTCACTACCCTGCCGGTCAAGGCCATGCTGGCCGCATTGGGCGAGGCCGGCATTCCGGCGGAGATTTCCCAGACCGCCGGCACCTACGTGTGCAATCAGGTGTTCTACGGCTTGATGCACGTCTTGAGCGAACGCGGCGGTGCCGGCGTTCGAGGCGGCTTCATCCACATTCCGTATTCTCCCGCGCAAGCCGCGCACCACGCCGGCGCCGCGAGTCTGGCGATCGACACCGTCGCCCAGGGCTTGCGCGTGGCCGTGGACACCGCGCTGGCGACAACGCTGGACCGCCGCATCGCCGGCGGCGCCGAACACTGA
- the dcd gene encoding dCTP deaminase: MSIKSDRWIRRMSEQPGGMIEPFEAGQVKHAADGQRIVSYGTSSYGYDVRCSREFKVFTNINSTIVDPKHFDPGSFVDIENDVCIIPPNSFALARTVEYFRIPRDVLVVCLGKSTYARCGIIVNVTPLEPEWEGHVTLEFSNTTPLPARIYANEGVAQMLFFQSDEVCETSYKDRGGKYQGQTGVTLPRT, encoded by the coding sequence ATGAGCATCAAGTCCGACCGTTGGATCCGCCGCATGTCCGAGCAGCCCGGCGGCATGATCGAGCCGTTCGAGGCCGGTCAGGTCAAGCACGCCGCCGACGGCCAGCGCATCGTCAGCTACGGCACCTCCAGCTACGGCTACGACGTGCGCTGCTCGCGCGAGTTCAAGGTGTTCACCAACATCAACTCGACCATCGTCGATCCGAAGCATTTCGACCCGGGCAGCTTCGTCGATATCGAAAACGACGTGTGCATCATCCCGCCGAACTCCTTCGCCCTGGCGCGCACGGTCGAGTACTTCCGCATCCCGCGCGACGTGCTGGTGGTCTGCCTGGGCAAGAGCACCTACGCGCGCTGCGGCATCATCGTCAATGTGACCCCGCTGGAGCCGGAGTGGGAAGGCCACGTGACCCTGGAATTCAGCAACACCACGCCGCTGCCGGCGCGCATCTACGCCAACGAGGGCGTGGCGCAGATGCTGTTCTTCCAGTCCGACGAGGTCTGCGAGACCTCCTACAAGGACCGCGGCGGCAAGTACCAGGGCCAGACCGGCGTCACCCTGCCGCGGACCTGA
- a CDS encoding LiaI-LiaF-like domain-containing protein, with protein MKSHVVGALILIIIGTLFLLNNLGITNLSLTKVLVTYWPAILIAVGLGLLFKRN; from the coding sequence ATGAAATCCCACGTCGTCGGCGCCCTGATCCTGATCATCATCGGTACCTTGTTCCTGCTCAACAATCTGGGCATCACCAACCTCAGTCTGACCAAGGTGCTGGTCACCTATTGGCCGGCGATCCTGATCGCGGTCGGCCTGGGCCTGCTGTTCAAGCGCAACTAG
- a CDS encoding 5-oxoprolinase subunit PxpA, translated as MPARIDFNCDIGEGCGDDAAIVPYVSSANIACGGHAGDEATMRATLRLCRQHGVAAGAHPGYDDPEHFGRRTLPLSRDEIAMLMLSQLARLASIADDEGVRLTHVKPHGALYNLAADDRIVAQAIVGAVAAFDPHLIVYGLAQSQLTDAAEQAGLRAAHEVFAERGYAANGRLLPRGQPGAVIESLDASIRQVRDLVLRGEVEVAGGGRIALRADTLCLHGDRDDAAAFARAVREALHADGIEVAAL; from the coding sequence ATGCCCGCCCGCATCGACTTCAATTGCGATATCGGCGAAGGCTGCGGCGACGACGCCGCGATCGTTCCCTATGTGAGTTCGGCCAACATCGCCTGCGGCGGCCATGCCGGCGATGAAGCCACCATGCGCGCCACCTTGCGCCTGTGCCGCCAGCACGGCGTCGCCGCCGGCGCGCATCCGGGCTACGACGATCCGGAGCATTTCGGCCGCCGCACCCTGCCGCTGAGCCGCGACGAAATCGCCATGCTGATGCTGAGCCAGCTCGCCCGGCTGGCGTCGATCGCCGACGACGAAGGCGTGCGCCTGACCCACGTCAAGCCGCACGGCGCCTTGTACAACCTCGCCGCCGACGATCGCATCGTCGCCCAGGCCATCGTCGGCGCCGTCGCCGCCTTCGATCCGCATCTGATCGTCTACGGCCTGGCGCAATCGCAACTCACCGACGCCGCCGAACAGGCCGGGCTGCGCGCCGCGCACGAAGTGTTCGCCGAACGCGGCTACGCCGCCAACGGCCGTCTGCTGCCGCGCGGCCAGCCCGGCGCGGTGATCGAATCGCTGGACGCCTCGATCCGGCAAGTGCGCGATCTGGTGCTGCGCGGCGAAGTCGAGGTCGCCGGCGGCGGCCGCATCGCGCTGCGCGCCGACACCCTGTGCCTGCACGGCGACCGCGACGACGCGGCGGCGTTCGCGCGCGCGGTGCGCGAGGCCCTGCACGCCGACGGCATCGAGGTCGCCGCGCTGTGA